One Paraburkholderia phytofirmans OLGA172 genomic window carries:
- the xdhC gene encoding xanthine dehydrogenase accessory protein XdhC: protein MNDFSSVQIGRRSAVEAPRPAPMHIVLFGAGHVGHALVTLLGSLPCVVQWVDERDELFPDETPANVQVEATDTPDAIVDTAPPGAYFLVMTHNHALDFSLAARIMRRRDFTYFGMIGSKTKRVKFERRLLGRGVDLDRLVEMTCPIGVAGIVDKAPAAIAVAVCAELLQIRTREAAVQAVTQKLCASV from the coding sequence ATGAACGACTTTTCATCCGTTCAGATCGGCCGGCGCAGCGCCGTGGAAGCGCCGCGTCCGGCGCCGATGCACATCGTGCTGTTCGGCGCGGGGCACGTCGGCCATGCGCTCGTTACGCTGCTCGGCAGCTTGCCGTGTGTCGTCCAGTGGGTCGATGAGCGCGACGAACTGTTCCCCGACGAAACGCCGGCCAACGTGCAGGTCGAAGCGACCGACACGCCCGATGCGATCGTCGACACGGCGCCGCCCGGCGCGTATTTCCTCGTGATGACGCATAACCACGCGCTCGATTTTTCGCTCGCCGCGCGCATCATGCGGCGGCGCGATTTCACCTACTTCGGCATGATCGGGTCTAAAACGAAGCGCGTGAAATTCGAGCGTCGTTTGCTGGGCCGTGGGGTGGATCTGGATCGGCTGGTGGAGATGACCTGTCCGATCGGCGTCGCCGGCATAGTCGATAAAGCGCCTGCGGCAATCGCGGTCGCCGTGTGTGCCGAGTTGCTGCAGATTCGTACGCGCGAGGCCGCGGTGCAGGCGGTGACGCAGAAGCTTTGTGCGAGCGTGTGA
- a CDS encoding BON domain-containing protein: protein MKSVGFLKTLGSVVAMVVACNVYAQASDATATGTTATPAASAKASKKANSQLGRKVRGALAKAQGIDVSNIAVRARGGAVTLTGSVPEQSQIDAAGEVAKGVAGVTSVSNKLTVVQE, encoded by the coding sequence ATGAAATCGGTCGGTTTTCTGAAAACGCTGGGCTCGGTCGTGGCGATGGTGGTGGCGTGCAACGTGTACGCTCAGGCAAGCGATGCAACGGCGACGGGCACGACCGCAACGCCGGCTGCAAGCGCTAAGGCCAGCAAGAAGGCCAATAGCCAACTGGGTCGCAAGGTGCGCGGCGCGCTCGCCAAGGCGCAAGGCATCGACGTCTCGAACATCGCCGTGCGTGCCCGTGGCGGCGCGGTGACCCTGACGGGCTCGGTGCCTGAGCAAAGCCAGATCGACGCTGCCGGCGAAGTGGCCAAGGGCGTCGCCGGCGTGACGTCGGTGTCGAACAAGCTGACCGTGGTTCAGGAGTAA
- a CDS encoding 2-hydroxychromene-2-carboxylate isomerase translates to MTIGIDARQPLWFYDFVSPFTYLLLEQHDKWPGFDFAFTPVVLNELYSHWGQRPAYNVPSKRTFTYRHALFRAEQLGIPFKMPPAHPFDSMKPLLLATAAKGDISFVREIFRFIWREGRDPSSVAAFAELCERVGMPDGPALITTEEVKAQLQRNTADAIGLGVYGVPTFRLNNQLFWGEDALPMVLYCARTPNWLDSKEVKRISSLPSGLADD, encoded by the coding sequence ATGACCATTGGCATCGACGCCAGACAACCACTGTGGTTTTACGATTTTGTCTCGCCGTTCACGTACCTGCTGCTCGAGCAACACGACAAATGGCCGGGCTTCGACTTCGCGTTCACGCCGGTCGTGCTGAACGAGTTGTATAGCCACTGGGGCCAGCGCCCCGCTTACAACGTGCCCTCGAAGCGTACCTTCACGTATCGCCACGCGCTGTTTCGCGCGGAGCAACTCGGCATTCCGTTCAAGATGCCGCCAGCCCATCCGTTCGACTCGATGAAGCCGCTCCTGCTCGCCACCGCGGCGAAGGGCGACATCAGCTTCGTTCGCGAGATTTTCCGTTTCATCTGGCGCGAAGGTCGCGATCCGTCGAGCGTTGCAGCGTTCGCCGAACTGTGCGAGCGCGTCGGTATGCCGGACGGCCCGGCACTCATCACGACCGAAGAGGTGAAAGCGCAATTGCAGCGCAATACCGCGGATGCGATCGGTCTTGGCGTCTACGGCGTGCCAACCTTCCGTCTGAACAATCAATTATTCTGGGGCGAAGACGCGTTGCCCATGGTGCTGTACTGCGCACGCACGCCGAACTGGCTCGATTCGAAGGAGGTGAAGCGGATCAGTTCGCTGCCCTCGGGTCTTGCGGACGATTAA
- the xdhB gene encoding xanthine dehydrogenase molybdopterin binding subunit produces MNQHAEPFLKDLQDLDDFTQVHISRPHESAHLHVSGRATYTDDIPTLAGTLHAALGLSSKAHAKIVSMSLDKVRATPGVVAIFTAGDIPGVNDVGPIIHGDDPILADGVVQYVGQPMFIVVATSHEIARLAARRADVVYEELPAILTAQQARAANQHVLPPMKLARGEADTKIARAARREAGEMLLGGQEQFYLEGQISYAVPKDDDGMHVYCSTQHPTEMQHMVAHALGVASHNVLIECRRMGGGFGGKESQSGLFACCAALAAWKLLCPVKLRPDRDDDMMVTGKRHDFHYTYEVGYDDKGVIDGVTVDMTSRCGFSADLSGPVMTRALCHFDNAYWLSDVTIDGFCGKTNTQSNTAFRGFGGPQGAFAIEYIMDNVARSVGEDSLDVRRRNLYGKTERNQTPYGQVVEDNVIHELIDELEATSEYRARRAAINEFNANNEVLKKGLALTPVKFGIAFNVTHFNQAGALVHIYTDGSVLVNHGGTEMGQGLNTKVAQVVAHELGIGFNRIRVTATDTSKIANTSATAASTGSDLNGKAAQDAARQLRERLSAFAAERFGAGQVAASEVRFVHDRVVVGEVIVPFEEVIAKAYIARVQLWSDGFYATPKLYWDQSKLQGRPFYYYSYGAAVSEVVIDTLTGEMRVLRADALHDVGASLNPALDVGQVEGAFIQGMGWLTTEELWWNAGGKLMTHAPSTYKIPTVNDTPPDFRVRLFKNRNAEDSIHRSKATGEPPLLLPFSVFFAVRDAVSAVGDHKVNPPLNAPATSEEILKAVGAVRAATVAARQ; encoded by the coding sequence ATGAATCAGCATGCCGAACCGTTCCTGAAAGACCTTCAGGATCTCGACGACTTTACCCAGGTCCACATCTCGCGTCCGCACGAGTCCGCTCATTTGCACGTGAGCGGTCGCGCCACCTACACCGACGACATTCCGACGCTCGCCGGCACGCTGCACGCCGCGCTCGGCCTGTCGTCGAAAGCGCACGCGAAGATCGTCTCGATGTCGCTCGACAAAGTGCGCGCCACGCCCGGCGTGGTCGCGATCTTCACCGCGGGCGATATCCCCGGCGTCAACGACGTCGGCCCGATCATCCACGGCGACGATCCGATTCTCGCCGACGGAGTCGTGCAATACGTCGGCCAGCCGATGTTCATCGTGGTCGCGACCTCGCATGAAATCGCCCGGCTCGCAGCGCGCCGCGCCGACGTGGTCTACGAAGAGTTGCCCGCGATCCTTACCGCGCAACAGGCCCGCGCCGCGAACCAGCACGTCCTGCCGCCGATGAAGCTCGCGCGCGGCGAGGCCGATACGAAGATCGCCCGTGCGGCGCGTCGCGAAGCCGGCGAGATGCTGCTCGGCGGCCAGGAGCAGTTCTATCTGGAAGGCCAGATTTCCTACGCGGTGCCGAAGGACGACGACGGCATGCACGTCTACTGTTCGACGCAGCACCCGACCGAAATGCAGCACATGGTCGCGCATGCGTTGGGTGTGGCGTCGCACAATGTGCTGATCGAATGCCGCCGCATGGGCGGCGGTTTCGGCGGCAAGGAATCGCAATCGGGTCTGTTCGCGTGCTGCGCGGCGCTGGCCGCATGGAAACTGTTGTGCCCGGTGAAACTGCGTCCGGACCGCGACGATGACATGATGGTCACCGGCAAACGCCATGATTTCCACTATACGTATGAAGTGGGCTACGACGACAAGGGCGTGATCGACGGTGTCACGGTCGACATGACCTCGCGTTGCGGCTTCTCCGCCGACCTGTCCGGTCCGGTGATGACGCGTGCGCTGTGCCACTTCGACAACGCGTACTGGTTGTCCGACGTAACGATCGACGGCTTCTGCGGCAAGACCAACACGCAATCGAACACTGCGTTTCGCGGCTTCGGCGGTCCGCAAGGCGCGTTCGCGATCGAGTACATCATGGACAACGTCGCGCGGTCGGTGGGCGAGGATTCGCTCGACGTGCGCCGCCGCAATCTGTACGGCAAGACCGAGCGCAACCAGACGCCGTATGGTCAGGTGGTCGAAGACAACGTGATTCACGAACTGATCGACGAACTCGAAGCGACCAGCGAATACCGTGCGCGCCGTGCGGCAATCAACGAGTTCAACGCGAACAACGAAGTGCTGAAGAAGGGCCTGGCGCTCACGCCGGTCAAGTTCGGCATTGCGTTCAACGTGACCCACTTCAATCAGGCCGGCGCGCTGGTGCACATCTACACCGACGGTTCGGTGCTGGTGAACCACGGCGGCACCGAAATGGGCCAGGGTTTGAACACCAAGGTCGCGCAGGTCGTCGCGCATGAACTGGGCATCGGCTTTAACCGCATCCGCGTCACGGCGACCGATACGAGCAAGATCGCCAATACGTCGGCGACCGCTGCGTCGACCGGTTCGGACCTGAACGGCAAGGCGGCGCAAGATGCCGCGCGCCAATTGCGCGAACGTCTGTCGGCCTTTGCCGCCGAGCGTTTCGGCGCAGGGCAGGTGGCGGCCTCGGAAGTGCGTTTCGTGCACGACCGCGTGGTGGTCGGCGAGGTGATCGTGCCGTTCGAAGAAGTGATCGCGAAGGCCTATATCGCGCGTGTCCAGCTCTGGTCGGACGGCTTCTACGCCACGCCGAAGCTCTACTGGGATCAATCGAAGCTGCAAGGCCGGCCGTTCTACTACTACTCGTACGGCGCGGCCGTGTCGGAAGTGGTGATCGATACGCTGACCGGCGAAATGCGCGTGCTGCGCGCAGACGCGTTGCATGACGTGGGCGCGTCGCTGAATCCGGCCCTCGACGTCGGCCAGGTGGAAGGCGCGTTCATCCAGGGCATGGGCTGGCTCACGACCGAAGAACTGTGGTGGAACGCCGGCGGCAAGCTGATGACGCATGCGCCGTCCACCTACAAGATCCCGACCGTCAACGATACGCCGCCCGATTTCCGTGTGCGTCTGTTCAAGAATCGCAATGCGGAGGACAGCATCCATCGTTCGAAGGCGACCGGCGAGCCGCCGCTGCTGCTGCCGTTCTCGGTGTTCTTTGCCGTGCGCGATGCGGTGTCGGCCGTGGGAGACCACAAGGTCAATCCGCCGCTGAACGCGCCCGCGACCAGCGAGGAAATCTTGAAGGCGGTCGGCGCGGTGCGGGCGGCGACTGTGGCGGCGCGGCAGTAA
- a CDS encoding LysE family translocator, with product MSTASLFATSAGVGLAIAAPVGPMGMLCIRRTLTGGPRAGLAIGFGIATGDAVYGLIAALGLVGISQFMLAYDRPLHLLAGLFLLYLGVRALLQKAPADAANNGNGSSDGKLAPVGRAGALRAYASSLLLTLTNPQTVIMFAALFTTLAPRGAFSSSIALTTVGGVFCGSIAWWCFLVTAVSLARHAIGSKLRVAIDRIVGFTLAAFGMVEIRRAL from the coding sequence ATGTCCACCGCCAGTCTCTTCGCCACCTCCGCGGGTGTCGGCCTCGCGATTGCCGCGCCGGTCGGCCCGATGGGCATGCTCTGCATTCGCCGCACGCTGACGGGCGGCCCGCGCGCGGGGCTCGCAATCGGTTTCGGCATTGCGACCGGCGATGCGGTTTACGGTCTGATCGCGGCACTCGGCCTTGTCGGCATTTCGCAGTTCATGCTCGCCTATGACCGGCCCTTGCATCTGCTTGCCGGTCTGTTCCTGCTTTATCTCGGCGTGCGTGCCTTGCTGCAAAAAGCGCCCGCCGATGCGGCCAACAACGGGAATGGCAGCAGCGACGGCAAGCTCGCGCCGGTGGGCCGCGCCGGTGCGCTGCGCGCATACGCGAGTTCGTTGTTGCTCACGCTGACCAATCCGCAAACCGTCATCATGTTCGCCGCGCTGTTCACGACGCTCGCACCGCGTGGGGCGTTTTCATCGAGCATCGCGCTCACGACGGTAGGCGGCGTGTTTTGCGGTTCGATCGCGTGGTGGTGTTTTCTCGTGACGGCAGTGTCGCTCGCGCGTCATGCGATCGGCAGCAAGCTGCGCGTGGCGATCGACCGGATCGTCGGATTCACGCTGGCGGCCTTCGGCATGGTCGAGATTCGCCGCGCGCTTTGA
- a CDS encoding sulfite exporter TauE/SafE family protein, whose translation MALPHIDLLYSVSGLFVGFLVGLTGVGGGSLMTPILVLLFHVHPATAVGTDLLYAAATKATGTLVHGLKGSVDWQITLRLAAGSVPAATVTLILLHRYGMDTPGTSRLIQIVLGVALLVTAVALIFRPQLAALGARRQRAPRQGRTLGLTMLTGAVLGVLVSLTSVGAGAIGVTVLLLLYPLLPTTRIVGSDIAHAVPLTLLAGAGHWLLGSVDWSMLLSLLVGSLPGIAIGSYLSSRAPDALLRNVLAATLTLVGVRLVLA comes from the coding sequence ATGGCTCTTCCCCACATCGATCTGCTGTACTCCGTCTCCGGCCTGTTCGTGGGCTTTCTGGTCGGACTGACGGGCGTCGGCGGCGGCTCGCTGATGACGCCGATCCTGGTTCTGCTGTTCCACGTGCATCCGGCCACCGCGGTCGGCACCGATCTGCTGTACGCAGCCGCCACCAAGGCGACCGGCACACTGGTGCACGGCCTGAAAGGCTCCGTCGACTGGCAGATCACCCTGCGCCTCGCGGCCGGCAGCGTACCGGCTGCAACCGTCACCTTGATCCTGCTGCATCGTTACGGCATGGACACGCCGGGCACGAGCCGGCTGATCCAGATCGTGCTCGGCGTCGCGCTGCTGGTGACGGCCGTGGCGCTGATCTTCCGCCCGCAACTCGCGGCGCTCGGCGCGCGCCGTCAGCGCGCCCCCAGGCAAGGCCGTACGCTCGGGCTCACCATGCTGACCGGCGCGGTGCTGGGCGTGCTGGTTTCGCTGACCTCGGTGGGTGCAGGCGCCATCGGCGTGACAGTGTTGCTGTTGCTGTATCCGTTGCTGCCGACCACGCGCATCGTCGGCTCCGATATCGCGCATGCGGTGCCGCTCACGCTGCTGGCGGGCGCGGGGCATTGGCTGCTGGGTTCGGTCGACTGGTCGATGCTGCTGTCGCTGCTGGTGGGGTCGTTGCCGGGTATCGCGATCGGCAGTTATCTGTCGTCGCGCGCGCCGGACGCGCTGCTGCGCAACGTGCTCGCCGCTACGCTCACGCTGGTCGGCGTGCGCCTCGTGCTGGCCTGA
- a CDS encoding IS4 family transposase, with product MARTEATLPGGARLADYLAVGYLALNCSLGEVKEALVKCGVHTRLRRDMPREVLVYFVMAMCLYPRVAYEEVFRLVIEGLRRIYGDQVRDVQVSKAAISQGRARLGWQVMRELFARQAAQRPRTAGDDYAGYRVMSVDGSTLDVPDEKVNAEAFGYAQGGRGEAAYPQIRFVALAECATHALCEVQMGGVCDDSEQALTRQLFPAFSDDMLVLADRLFYGYDMWRDAVATGAKLLWRVKSNLRLPCEVPLADGSYLSTVYASDTDRRHQRNGMRVRVIEYRLEGVPDAEPQYRLITNLLDAAVAPAIELAALYHRRWKIEEMFDEIKTHLCDGKKVLRSKTPDLVRQEFYALMLTHAAIRRLMYEAAQDSGQRPEDLSFVHAVRVLNRRLPEAAAVPP from the coding sequence ATGGCAAGAACGGAAGCAACGCTGCCCGGTGGTGCGAGGCTCGCGGACTATCTGGCGGTGGGGTATCTGGCGCTGAACTGCTCGCTGGGCGAGGTCAAGGAGGCGCTCGTGAAATGCGGCGTGCATACGCGGCTACGCCGCGATATGCCGCGGGAAGTGCTGGTGTATTTCGTGATGGCGATGTGCCTGTATCCGCGCGTGGCCTATGAGGAAGTGTTTCGGCTGGTGATCGAGGGGCTGCGGCGCATCTACGGCGACCAGGTACGCGATGTGCAGGTCAGCAAGGCGGCGATCTCGCAGGGGCGCGCACGCCTGGGCTGGCAGGTGATGCGCGAGCTGTTCGCCCGGCAGGCAGCGCAACGCCCACGAACTGCAGGCGACGACTATGCGGGCTACCGGGTCATGAGCGTGGACGGCTCGACGCTGGATGTGCCTGATGAGAAGGTCAATGCGGAGGCGTTCGGTTATGCGCAGGGCGGACGCGGTGAGGCCGCGTATCCGCAGATTCGCTTTGTAGCGCTGGCCGAATGTGCAACGCACGCGCTGTGTGAGGTCCAGATGGGCGGGGTATGCGATGACAGCGAACAGGCGCTCACACGCCAGCTGTTTCCGGCATTCTCGGACGACATGCTGGTGCTGGCCGATCGCCTGTTCTATGGCTATGACATGTGGCGCGACGCGGTGGCCACCGGAGCGAAGCTACTGTGGCGCGTGAAGTCGAATTTGCGGCTGCCGTGCGAAGTGCCGCTGGCAGACGGTTCGTACCTGAGCACCGTCTATGCCAGCGACACCGACCGGCGACACCAGCGCAACGGCATGCGGGTGCGGGTCATCGAGTATCGCCTGGAAGGCGTGCCTGATGCCGAGCCGCAGTATCGCCTGATCACCAATCTGCTGGACGCAGCGGTAGCGCCTGCCATAGAACTCGCGGCGCTGTACCACCGGCGCTGGAAAATAGAAGAGATGTTTGACGAGATCAAGACACATCTGTGCGATGGCAAGAAGGTGCTGCGCAGCAAGACGCCTGATCTGGTCCGTCAGGAGTTCTATGCGTTAATGCTTACCCACGCGGCGATCCGTCGCCTGATGTACGAGGCGGCACAGGACAGCGGACAGCGACCCGAAGACTTATCGTTCGTTCATGCCGTGCGCGTGCTGAACCGACGCCTGCCCGAGGCGGCGGCCGTTCCCCCCTGA
- a CDS encoding LysR substrate-binding domain-containing protein yields the protein MDDDSAASLDIWLVRVLRTLLVERSVTQTALRLNQTQPAISTALRKLRETLNDPILVRGKSGMVPTEYGESLLASAQRVLREVDFVATPHGDFDPGRSRRTFRVAAPDYLNDFFMPTVIAQFREAAPHARLEIDSLSPMLDHSAALDAGELDLVIGNWPKPDPRFGRSDLFSDTVVCLMRADHPLTRAPLTREAYLAAPHLAPTPYSGARGGAVDIGFARARADRRIVATLPYFGLVPQTLLQSDLIFTTTRRFAMHYASILPLAVVDVPIPFPRIKCYQLWHPQPDRPSDVGWLRTLMSHVSDELVAQKVRRAKRPPKKVTSAAAD from the coding sequence ATGGACGACGACTCCGCCGCCTCCCTCGATATCTGGCTCGTGCGCGTGCTGCGCACGCTGCTGGTCGAGCGCAGCGTCACACAAACCGCACTGCGTCTGAATCAGACCCAACCCGCCATCAGCACCGCGCTGCGCAAACTGCGCGAGACGCTGAACGACCCGATTCTCGTGCGCGGCAAGTCGGGCATGGTGCCGACCGAATACGGCGAATCCTTGCTGGCCTCGGCGCAGCGTGTGCTGCGTGAGGTCGATTTCGTGGCAACGCCGCACGGCGACTTCGATCCCGGCCGCTCGCGCCGCACCTTCCGCGTGGCCGCGCCGGACTATCTGAACGATTTTTTCATGCCCACCGTGATCGCGCAGTTTCGCGAGGCGGCGCCGCATGCGCGTCTGGAGATCGATTCGCTGAGCCCGATGCTCGACCATTCCGCCGCACTCGATGCGGGCGAACTCGATCTGGTGATCGGCAACTGGCCGAAGCCCGATCCGCGTTTCGGACGCAGCGACCTGTTCTCCGATACGGTGGTGTGCCTGATGCGCGCCGATCATCCGCTGACACGCGCGCCGCTCACGCGCGAAGCTTATCTCGCCGCGCCGCATCTTGCGCCGACGCCCTACAGCGGCGCGCGCGGCGGCGCCGTCGACATCGGCTTTGCACGGGCTCGCGCCGACCGGCGCATCGTCGCTACGCTGCCCTATTTCGGCCTCGTGCCGCAAACGCTGCTGCAGTCGGATCTGATCTTCACGACGACCCGCCGGTTCGCGATGCACTATGCAAGCATCCTGCCGCTCGCGGTGGTCGACGTGCCGATTCCGTTTCCACGCATCAAGTGTTATCAGTTGTGGCATCCGCAGCCGGACCGGCCAAGCGATGTCGGCTGGCTGCGCACGTTGATGTCGCACGTGTCGGATGAACTGGTCGCGCAAAAGGTGCGGCGTGCGAAACGGCCGCCGAAAAAGGTAACGTCAGCCGCAGCGGACTGA
- the xdhA gene encoding xanthine dehydrogenase small subunit, with amino-acid sequence MTEPIRFYHRNAIREIKDAPVTRTVLQYLREDAHCTGTKEGCAEGDCGACTVVIGERNEAGGVDFKAVNACIQFVPTLDGKALFTVEDLRQPDGSLHPVQEAMVECHGSQCGFCTPGFVMSMWSLYEKHGHEHSCANKTVPSRDDISNALTGNLCRCTGYRPIVDAAVRMFEAPAPKAPVNVEALSKTLATLERKDTFHYRHAGQQFDAPRTVNALAKIKQAEPAARILAGSTDIGLWVTKQMRELGNIVYVGQIAELQKLETNDNWIEIGAGVTVEKAYAEIAKQYPELTEMWQRFASLPIRNAGTLGGNIANGSPIGDSMPGLIALGAHVIVRGGEIERDMPLEDLYLAYQKKDMAEHEFVVGLKVPTRTGARQNLQFRTYKLSKRFDSDISAVCAAFSFIADGNLIREPRIAFGGMAATSKRATHAEAVLRDAEWHEATAQAAMLALGNDYAPLSDMRATSNYRLEAAKNTLYRFWLETRPNNPLPKSALDVRAVAAACAPAGASA; translated from the coding sequence ATGACTGAGCCGATTCGCTTTTACCACCGCAACGCGATCCGTGAGATCAAGGATGCGCCCGTCACCCGCACCGTCCTGCAGTATTTGCGCGAGGACGCGCATTGCACCGGCACCAAGGAAGGGTGCGCCGAAGGCGACTGCGGCGCCTGCACGGTCGTGATCGGCGAGCGCAACGAGGCGGGCGGCGTCGACTTCAAGGCGGTGAACGCCTGCATCCAGTTCGTGCCGACCTTGGACGGCAAAGCGCTTTTCACTGTCGAAGACCTGCGTCAGCCGGACGGCTCGCTGCATCCGGTGCAGGAGGCGATGGTCGAGTGCCACGGTTCGCAGTGCGGCTTCTGCACGCCGGGATTCGTGATGTCGATGTGGTCGCTGTACGAAAAACACGGCCACGAACATAGCTGCGCGAACAAGACCGTGCCGTCGCGTGACGACATCAGCAACGCGCTGACCGGCAATCTGTGCCGCTGCACCGGCTATCGTCCGATCGTCGACGCGGCCGTGCGCATGTTCGAAGCTCCCGCGCCGAAAGCGCCGGTCAATGTCGAAGCGCTGTCGAAAACGCTCGCCACGCTTGAGCGCAAGGACACGTTCCACTACCGGCACGCCGGCCAGCAGTTCGATGCGCCGCGCACTGTCAATGCGCTCGCGAAAATCAAGCAGGCCGAACCGGCCGCCCGCATCCTCGCCGGCAGCACGGACATCGGCTTGTGGGTAACCAAGCAGATGCGCGAGCTCGGCAACATCGTCTACGTCGGCCAGATCGCCGAGTTGCAAAAGCTCGAAACCAATGACAACTGGATCGAGATCGGCGCGGGCGTGACCGTCGAAAAGGCGTACGCGGAAATCGCGAAGCAATATCCGGAACTCACCGAAATGTGGCAACGCTTCGCGTCGCTGCCGATCCGCAATGCCGGCACGCTCGGCGGGAACATCGCCAACGGCTCGCCGATCGGCGATTCGATGCCCGGCCTGATCGCGCTCGGCGCGCATGTGATCGTGCGCGGCGGCGAGATCGAACGCGACATGCCGCTCGAGGATCTGTACCTCGCGTATCAGAAGAAGGACATGGCGGAGCATGAGTTCGTCGTCGGACTCAAGGTGCCGACCCGCACCGGCGCGCGCCAGAACCTGCAGTTCCGTACCTACAAACTGTCGAAGCGGTTCGACTCGGACATCTCGGCCGTGTGCGCGGCGTTTTCCTTTATCGCCGACGGCAACTTGATCCGCGAGCCGCGCATTGCGTTCGGCGGCATGGCCGCCACCTCGAAGCGCGCGACGCACGCCGAAGCCGTGCTGCGCGACGCCGAATGGCACGAAGCCACCGCGCAGGCCGCGATGCTCGCGCTCGGCAACGACTACGCGCCGCTTAGCGACATGCGCGCGACCAGCAACTACCGCCTTGAAGCGGCGAAGAACACGTTGTACCGCTTCTGGCTCGAAACACGTCCGAACAATCCGCTGCCGAAGAGCGCGCTGGATGTTCGTGCAGTTGCCGCTGCCTGCGCCCCGGCCGGCGCGAGCGCCTGA
- a CDS encoding TAXI family TRAP transporter solute-binding subunit, which produces MKPATGRKRPPRLVARFVAISWRDLAVSFGPILLIAAAAIWVAVRLIQPAPPSTLTMSAGPEGSTFWNAAQKYKTILARNRITLNVLSSEGSLQNLKRLSDPNSNVDVAFVQDGVAPGPASEGLMSLGSVAYVPLAIFYHGPTVARLSEFKGLRLAVGAEGSGTRELALALLKANGIVPGGPTKLLPLSGDDAAQALVAGKVDAAFLAGDSAQPAVMGKLYRTPNVQFYDFTQADAYTRRFPYLKQLEMPMGAFDLGKNLPSAPIHMVAPTAELVARDSLHPALSDLLIEAAREVQGKPSIMQRAGEFPAPLAHDFPISDDAARYYKSGKSFLYRILPFWLASLADRLLVVVVPLIVLLIPALRLVPSLYAWRVKSRIYRWYGALIAIERSALSEHSAAERNSLIERLDAIEESVNGLKMPLAYADQFYVLREHIGFVRERLAHSREAQRDAAGEPGDGPVPAGAGPEPY; this is translated from the coding sequence ATGAAGCCAGCCACCGGCCGCAAACGCCCTCCCCGTCTCGTCGCCCGTTTCGTGGCGATCTCCTGGCGCGATCTGGCGGTCTCGTTCGGGCCGATCCTGCTGATCGCCGCCGCGGCGATCTGGGTCGCCGTGCGCCTGATCCAGCCCGCCCCGCCCAGTACGCTGACGATGAGCGCCGGCCCCGAAGGCAGCACCTTCTGGAACGCGGCGCAGAAGTACAAGACGATTCTGGCGCGCAACCGCATCACCTTGAACGTGTTGTCCTCCGAAGGCTCGCTGCAGAATCTCAAGCGGCTTTCGGACCCGAATTCGAACGTCGACGTCGCCTTCGTGCAAGACGGCGTTGCCCCCGGGCCGGCAAGCGAAGGGCTGATGTCGCTCGGCAGCGTGGCCTATGTACCGCTAGCGATCTTCTATCACGGGCCGACGGTCGCGCGGCTCTCCGAATTCAAGGGCTTGCGCCTCGCGGTCGGCGCCGAGGGCAGCGGCACGCGCGAACTGGCGCTCGCGCTGCTCAAGGCGAACGGCATCGTGCCGGGCGGCCCGACCAAACTGCTGCCGCTCTCGGGCGACGACGCTGCCCAGGCACTCGTCGCCGGCAAAGTCGACGCGGCTTTTCTGGCCGGCGATTCGGCGCAACCGGCGGTGATGGGTAAGCTCTATCGCACGCCGAATGTGCAGTTCTACGACTTCACCCAAGCCGATGCGTACACCCGCCGCTTTCCGTATCTGAAGCAGCTCGAAATGCCGATGGGCGCGTTCGACCTCGGCAAGAACCTGCCGTCCGCGCCGATTCATATGGTGGCGCCGACCGCCGAACTGGTGGCGCGCGATTCGCTGCATCCCGCACTTTCCGATCTGCTGATCGAAGCGGCGCGCGAAGTCCAGGGTAAGCCGAGCATCATGCAGCGCGCCGGTGAATTCCCCGCGCCGCTCGCCCACGATTTCCCGATCAGCGACGACGCCGCCCGTTACTACAAGTCAGGCAAGAGCTTCCTCTACCGGATCCTGCCGTTCTGGCTCGCGAGTCTCGCGGACCGGCTGCTGGTGGTCGTGGTGCCGCTGATCGTGCTGCTGATTCCGGCGCTGCGCCTCGTGCCGTCGCTGTACGCGTGGCGGGTGAAATCGCGCATCTACCGCTGGTACGGTGCGCTGATCGCGATCGAGCGAAGCGCGCTCAGCGAACACTCGGCCGCCGAACGCAACTCGCTGATCGAGCGGCTGGATGCGATTGAAGAATCGGTGAACGGTCTGAAAATGCCGCTCGCCTATGCGGATCAGTTCTATGTGCTGCGCGAGCATATCGGCTTCGTGCGCGAGCGGCTCGCCCATAGCCGCGAGGCTCAGCGCGACGCAGCGGGCGAACCTGGCGACGGACCCGTGCCGGCCGGCGCCGGACCGGAACCATATTGA